In Streptomyces erythrochromogenes, the DNA window ACGAGGCCGCCGAACTCCAACTGCCCGAGGGAACCACCCTGGCCCTCTACAACACCGGGATCCTGGACACCGCGGGACAGGACGCGACGGCCGCACAGCAGAGCCGGCTGGGCCAGGCCCTCGCCTCCGGCACCGGCACCCTGCAGGACCGCTGCGACGCCGTCCACTACGCCATGGCCCCGCACGAAACCGACCACGACGTGGTCCTGCTCCTCGCCCGCACCCGCCTCCTCGGCCCCGACCGGGCTGCGGCATGGACCTGGCCCAACGACGCCTCCACCATCGCCGACGCACGCAGCGCCGTCCGTCACACCCTCGCCGCCTGGGCCTGCACCACCTGGGGGACAGCACCGCCCTGATCGCCAGCGAACTCGCCACCAACGCCGTCCGGTACACCTCCACCCCCTTCCAACTCCGCCTGATCCGCACCGAGTACTCCCTGACCTGCGAAGTCATCGACGACAACAGCACCTCTCCCCAACTACGCCACGCCGACGACACCGACGAAGGCGGCCGAGGCCTGTTCATCACCTCCCAGCTCACCGAGAACTGGGGCGTGCGCCCCGCCCGCCGCGGCAAAGCCATCTGGGCCGAACAGGCAGTGCACCCCGCCTGACGGCGGACTCACACCGAGGGAGGCGCCCCGGCCCCGGCTCCGGCTCCGGCACTGGCACCGGCTCCCGCCCCGGCCCCGGCTTCGGCGGCGGCGGAGGACGGCCCGCCGGCGCGGACCCGCCGGCGCCGGAAGGCCGGGACGGCCAGCAGCCCGAAGCCGAGGACCGCCGCCAGGAGATGGCCGACCGTGGTGAAGTCCGGCAGCGGCCCGTTCCACTCCAGCCCGCCCAGAGGCCACGCGAGCACGAACACCGCCCAGGGCAGGCGGCCCCGGCGCGGCAGGGCGAGCGTGCCGACCGCCAGCACCGTCTGCGCGCCGTAACTGACCCCGTAGTCCAAGGACCCCCGCACCGCCGCCGGATACCAGCCGTACCGCAGCCCGACACCGATGACGGCGGCGGTCAGCAGCGTGGCCGCGACATGCCCGCCGAGGAACACCGCCACCGCGCGCCGCTTCCCCCACCGCGACTCCGCCCACGCCAGGAAGCAGCACACCCCGAGACCCAAGGTGATCAGGGTGCCCACGAAGTCCGTCGACGCGACGTCCGTGAGCGTCCCGTCGAAGAACAACGCGCTGCCGACCAGCGCCGGCAGCGGATGATCCCGCAGGTTGTCCAGGTTGGTGCTGAGGTACCCCAGCACGGCGGCCGCCCGATCGGCGGACACCCGGCCGATCCACGCGTGGCCGGCCAGGAGCAGGCAGACAAAGGCCAGGGTCAGCGGCGCACGGCGCGGATACCACCGCACGGCGCGGAGCGCTCTGCCGAGGGGCCCCGGCAGTGGCGATGAGTTCATCCGCGGCATTCTCCGGTCCGGTCGAGTCGAAGGCGGGGGACACGCCGGCCGGCACCTCGCCGCGGCCGGTCCCCGGCCACCCCCTCAAGGTGATGCGGTTTGCCGCGCCCGGGTTCCGGTGAACCCGCAGACATGCGACGGCGTACGACGCCCACCCGGCGCGCCGGAAGCGGACCACACGCCCCGCGCCGGGCCCGGACACCCCTCCGGGAGCACCGCTGACGGCTGCTCAAAAGCCCAGGCGGGAAGGGGTTTCCCCGAAGTTTCCCGTTTCCCGTTGCAGTGGGCGACCCGCGCCTCCTCGACACACACGGCCGCCGGGGAACAGTCTCGAAGTGCCCGACGACAGGACACCACGACGAGTACGACGCCCCGCGGCACACCGCGCGGCGGAAACGGGGGACCGGACATGGCGATGCGCACGACAGCGGTGGCGGCGGCGACGGCGCTCACCCTCCTGACCGCATGGGAAGGAGCCCACAGCGCCACCGCGGCCGCCACCACCGCGGCACCGAAGACAGCGGCGGTGGCGGCGGCGGGGGAGTGCCGAGTACTCGCCCCCGGCGCCTCCGCGGTGGCCGAGAAGGCCGTGGCAGCCGCCTGCGAACAGATCGGCGTCTGGTACACCTGGGGCGGCGGCCACGGACCACAACCGGGCCCCACCTACGGCCAGGTCGACCCCAGCGACCCCGACAGCGCACACGACCCCGAGCGCCTCGGCTTCGACTGCTCGGGACTGGTCCGCTACGCCTACCACCGCGCGGCCGGCGGCGACCCGCTGACCGGCAACGCCTACCACCAGTTCCACTCACCGCAGGTGCAACAGCGGTTCACCGCCGGGCAGGGGACCGCACCACTGCTCCCGGGGGACCTCCTGGCCTGGGGCTCGGGGGGCTCCGTCCACCACATCGCGATCTACCTGGGCGCGGGCAAGATGGTCGAGGCCCGGGAATCGGGCACCCGGATCACCGTCAGCGACGTACGGCTGGGCGGCGACTACGCCGGAGCGGTCCGCATCGCACCGCCGGCGCAGGCACCCGGCACGTTCAGCACCTGGGGCACGGACGTGTGGACCCACAAGGAGCCGTCCACCACCAGCCCGCGCGTCCACAAGTTCCCCGGCCCCACCACGGTGCGCATCGACTGCCAGAAGCACGCCGAACCCGTGACCGCCGAGGGCTACACCAACGACGCCTGGTCCTACCTGCCCGAGTACGGGGCGTGGATCACCAACATCTACATCAAGGGCCCCGCCTGGCTGGACGGCGTACGCACCTGCCCCTGAACACGCACACCACACACCACACAGCACCCGTCCATCACCCGGCTCCCGAGAGAGCCGGTTCTTCGAGGAGGAACCATGTCCGCACGCAACAAGATCGCCCTGGGTCTCGCCGCCGCCGCACTGGCGGCCGGCACGGCCACCGTGACCGGGCCCGCCGCGGCCGCGCCCGCCGCCGGCAGGAGCGCGGCCGCCGAATGCGGGGTGCGCGCCGACGGCAAGCTGTGGTGCGGCAACCGGGTCGGCGCCAAGGGCTACGAGCACCGCCGCTACAACTCCGCGGTGCGCGGGCCGTTGAACACCAGCCCCAGTTGGTTCCAGTGCTGGGGCCGCGGCGACCAGCACGCCGGCGGCAACAACGTCTGGTACTGGACCCAGTTGGACAACGGCCAGTGGGGCAACGTCGCCGCCGTCGACGTCCACACCTCCGTCGACCCCGCGCCGGGCCTGCGCGAGTGCTGAGCAACTCCTGTGAACGACGGCGCGGCCCCCACCGGCGACAGCCGATGGGGGCCGCGCCGTCCGTCAGCCGTGCTGGTGCTGCTCCGGCAGCCGGCTCTCCGGATGCGCCCACAGCAGCACGTTCGCGGGCCGCTCGTCGCGGAAGAAGTCGAGCACGTCCTGGTCCGAATGGCGCAGGCTGAAATGGGTGAGGACGAAGAGGGTCTCCGGGTGGGCCTCGACGACCGGCTTCAGCCGGCTCCACACGGTGTGCCCGACCCGGTCGGCGCGCGCCAGCTCGGCGTCGTCGAGGAACGTGCACTCGGTGATGACCACCGGATACTCCAACAGCCACGGATTGTCCTCGAAGACGCTCACGTGGGTGTCCCCGAGGAACGCGAACAGCGGCCTGAGCACCTCCCGTTCGACCTCCACGCCCTCCTTGCGGCGCTCGGCGAGGATCCGGCCGAACTCCGCACCCCGGCCCTGCTCCGCGAGGCCGCGCCGCAGTTCCTCGTACTCGGGCAGCAGCGCCTTGCGCGGCTCGGAGAACGCGTACCCCACGCACGGCACCTTGTGGACGCACTCCACCACCCGCACACGGTGGCCGCGCCGCCCGAAGGCGAACTCGTCACCGCCGCGCACCCCGTGCAGCCGGCAGCCCGCGGCGAGCGCAGGGTCGTAGGCGGCGCCGTGGTTCAGCTCGGCGGACGCCCGCAGGAACGACTCCACGTACGGCACTGCCGCGGCCGGCAGGTGGATGTCGACCCCGTCGGCCCTGGCGGCCAGGTAGTCGAGGTCCTTGGAGTGGTCGTGGTGGGTATGGGTGAGGAAGACGGTCTCCGGCTGCCGCCCCTCCGCCAGCCCGGCGTCGAGCGCGCACCGCAGCTCCGGGATGTGGAAGAACGTCTTGTCGTTGGCCCGCGAATAGCCGGTGAGGGTGAACTCGGTACCGGGTATCCGCCAGGTCTTCCACTGCCGGAACGGGTGCCCCCGCTCCAGCCGCTCGGGATGGGCGGCCGGTGTCGTCCGCGCAGGGGCCAGTGTCATCGGTGCCTCCGTCGGACCGCCATGATCGGGTGAAGGGGCCGATCGTAACGGCCGGCACACCACCGCGGCCCGCGGTTTTCCCGCCGCACGACCAGCGCCGACGACCGTGCGCCGCCGATCGTGCGCCGCGCGTACCGGCGTCAGACCCCGCCGCTCCGGACCGGGCTCCCCGGTCCCGACCCGCCCACCCTGACGCCCCCGACCCCGGCGCCGCCCCCGGCCATGTCGCCGGCGGCGGACGGCCGTACGGTGCGCATCCGCACGTACGCGTACACGCAGCCCGCCAGGGCCAGATCGGACAGCAGCATGAACCCGATCGAGTAGGAGCCCTTGGCGCTGTGGACGGCGCCCATGACCAGGGGCGCCCACGAAGCCGCCCAGGCCGCCGACCGCACCGACGATGCCGGTGACGCTGCCGACCTGCGGCTGCGGCGTCACCTGCGACACCAGGGCGAACACACTGCCGCTGGCCGTGCCGAGCCCGGCCGCGATGCACAGCAGGCACACGGTGCCGACCGGATCCAGAGGCGGATCGAACGCCTGGACGACGGCGAGGAGGGCCACGAAGGCGAGGGCACCCGCCGTCACCACGGCGGGAGGACACGGTCGGCCAGCCAGCCGCCGAACGGACGGGCGACCACGGTCAACAGGGCGAACCCGGCCGCCTTGGTACCCGCATCCGTCGGCGTCAACCCGTACCCGGTCCTCAGATACGTCGGCAGGTAGACCCCGAAGGCGACGATCCCGCCGAACCCGACCGCATACAGCGCCGACAACTCCCAGGTCACCCCCAGCCGCCCGGCCGAGGCGAGCCGGTACCCGAGCGAACCGGCCGGCAGGGGCCGGTCCGGCCGGTCCCGGATCAGCAGCGCCGCCACCACGGCGTACACGGCCACCGCGACCGCCACCACCACGAACGGCAGGTGCTCGCCGCGCTGCGCGATGCGCGGGGTGAAGTAGCCGGAGAGCGCCACCCCGCCCATCCCCATGCCGAACACCCCGAGCGCGAACCCGCGCCGCGCCGGCGGAAACCAGGAGTTGACCAGCGGCACACCGATGGCGAACGTCGTGCCCGCCAGCCCCAGCAGGAAACCGACCGCCAGCGTCGCCACGTAGGAGTCCCGGGCGGGAATCAGCAGCACCACCGGCACCACGGCGAGCGCGGACACCAGGGGGAACATCCGCCGGGCCCCGTAGCGGTCGGTGGGCGCACCCACCGGGACCCGGCCGAGGGCGCCGACCAGCACTGGCACCGCGACCAGCAGCGACTGCTGGAGCGAGGTCAGGCCGAGCCGGTCGTGGTAGTCGCTGCCCAGCGGCGCGATCAGGTCCCAGGCCCAGAAGGTGAGGGTGAACCCGACCGTGGCCACGATCAGGTTCCGCCAGGCGGCAGCTGCTGGGGCATCAGCTCTCCACAGCGCCACGCTAGGGACAGGAGCCCGACGGCGGCGCGCCGGACTGGTCCGTTCGGACCCACCGGAGCCCCGCCGCCGACGACGGGGGAGGCTCAGACCGCGTAACGGTCCGGCGCGAACAGCGAAGGGTTCGCCGCGATCCACTCCGAGGTCCGCCGCAACCCCTCCTCCAGACCGACCCGAGGCCGCCAGCCCGCCCAGTCCCGGGCCCGCGCGTTGTCCGACAGCAGCCGCTGCACCTCACTGCCCGACGGCCTCAGCCGCGCCGGGTCCACCACCACCTCCGCATCCCGCCCGGAAGCCTTCACCAGGGCCTGCGCCAGCGCCCCGACGGAGATCTCCTCACCGGTACCGAGGTTGACCACCTCACCCAGCGCCCGCTCGCACCCGGCCACCGCCAGGAAGCCCTCCGCCGTGTCCGTCACGTACGTGAAGTCCCGGGTCGGCGTCAGCGATCCGAGGCGGACCTCCCGCGACCCGGCGTGCAGCTGGGCCAGGATCGTCGGGATCACCGCGCGCGCCGACTGCCGCGGCCCGTAGGTGTTGAACGGACGCACCACCGCCACCGGCAGCTCGAACGCGTGGTGGAAGGACAGCGCCATCATGTCCGCGCCGATCTTCGAAGCCGAGTACGGGGACTGCGGCTGCAGCGGGTGGCTCTCGGAAATGGGGGCGGTCAGCGCCGTCCCGTAGACCTCGCTCGTCGAGGTGTGCACCAGCCGCCGCACCCCGTGCCGCCGGCAGGCCTCCGCCACGTTCTGCGTGCCCGTCACGTTCGTCTGCACGTACGCACCCGGCGAGGCGTAGCTGTACGGAATCCCGATCAGCGCCGCCAGATGGAAGACGGTGTCGCAGCCGGCCACCGCGTCACTGACCCGGCCCGCGTCACGGACGTCACCCGCCCACATCTCCACCGCACCGTCCGGGTCGGCGAGGTAGCGCGCCAAGTGCCCCTTCTCCGCGTACGGCTTGTAGTGGACGAAGGCGCGCACCCGCGCACCCCGCGCCACCAGCAGGTCCACCAGCGTCGAGCCGATGAAGCCCTCCGCGCCGGTGACCAGGACAGTACGGCCGGTCCAGCTGTTCATCAGGATCCTTTCGTGGACACCCCGGCTTCGGCCGGGGGAGAACAAAACCCCTGCGGAGCAGGGCAGGGAAAGCCGGTTCGCCCTCTGGGCGGAACGGCGTTGTCAGTGGCGGCAGCGAGGTTCACTGCGTGCATCTGCGGTACTCATTCCGGATCGAGCCGACACCGGGACAGCGCATCGCGCTGGCCCGTACGTTTGGCTGCGCCCGGCTGGTCTACAACGATGCGCTCGCCGCCCGGAAAGCCGCCTACAAGGCGGACAAGTCGGGAACCCTCGGCCCTTTAGGGCGGGGAGGATGTCAAGCGTGCTCCAGATCAGAGACGACGGAAGTGGGGGCGAGGCCGGCGACGCGCAGGACCTCGGCGGCCAGCAGCTCGGCGGCCCGCGCGTGCGGGCCGGAGTCGGCGGCGCCGGCCATCGCCGACAGCCGCGCCGGATCGGCCAGCAGCGGCCCGACGAGGCCGGCGAGGCGCTCGGCGGTGGTCTCGGCGTCTGGCAGCAGCAGCCCGGCGCCCGCGTCGGACAGCACCCGCGCGTTGTGAGTCTGGTGGTCGCCCGGCGCGTACGGGTACGGCACCAGCACCGCCGGGACCCCGGTCGCCGCCAGCTCGGCGACGGTCGCCGAGCCCGCACGGCACACCACCAGGTCGGCCGCCGCGTAGACCAGGTCCATCCGGTCCAGGTACGGCACGGCCCGCGCGATCCGCTGCCCGCCCGACGCCGCCAGCTCGGCCACCGTGTCCGCCAGTACGGCCGGACCGGTCTTCACCAGCAGCTGTACGTCGTCCCGGCCCTGCCACAGGCCCGCCAGCGCGGCCGCCGCCCGGGTCAGGCGCACCGCGCCCAGGCTGCCGCCGTTGAAGACGACCAGCCGCCGACCCGCCGCCACCCCCAGCGCCCGCCGGGCCTCCACGCGCAGCGCCGCCCGCTGCGCCCCGGGCAGCTCGGCGAGACCGGACAGGGCCGCGGAGATCGGCATCCCGGTGGTCAGCGCCCGCTCCCCGCCCGCCAGATGGGCCCGGCTGCGGTCGAAGGCCACCGCGACGTGCGAGGTGAGCCGGGCCGCGAACTGGTTGGCGCGGCCCGGCACCGCGTTGGACTCGTGGATCACCGCCGGCAGCCCGGCCAGCCGGGCACCGAGCACGGCGGGCGCGCTCGGATACCCGCCCATGCCCACGACGACATGGGCGCCCTGCGCCCGGATCACCGAGCGCGCCTGGTGCGCCGAGCGCAGCAGCGCCGCGGGCAGCAGGTACCGCTTCGCGCCCAGGGCGGGATCGAAGGGGATCATGTCGACGGTGTGCAGGCGGTAGCCGGCACCGGGGATCAGCTCGCCCTCCAGGCCCCGCTCGGTCCCGATGAACGAGACCACGGCGCCGGGCACGGCGGCCCGCAGCGCCTCCGCGAGAGCGAGCCCTGGATAGATGTGCCCGCCGGTGCCGCCCGCACCGATCACGACGGAGAGCGCCCCGGCCGCAGGCGGGTGTGATGTGGTGGTGGTCATGTGCGCACACTCCCGGTGCGCCCTAAGAACGTTCTAAGAGGTTCTCTCAGAAGCCTTTGGCAGGCTTTGCCCCCATGAGCTCCACGAACAGCACAGACACCACGGGCGGCCGGCGGCGCATCCTCGTCGTCGACGACGAGCCCGAGGTACGGGCGGCCGTCGAGGACGGACTCACCGTCGAGGGGTACGAGGTCCGCGGCGCCGCGGACGGCCTCGCCGCCCTCTCCCAGGTGGCGGCCTGGGAACCCGACGCGGTCGTCCTCGACGTCATGATGCCCGTCCTCGACGGCCTCGGCGTCTGCCGGCAGCTGCGGGCGATGGGCGACCGCACCCCCGTCCTCGTCCTGACCGCCCTGGACTCCGTCAGCGAACGCGTCGACGGACTGGAGGCGGGCGCCGACGACTACCTCGTCAAACCCTTCGCCCTCGACGAGCTGATCGCCCGGGTCCGCGCCCTGCTGCGGCGGGCCGCACCCGCACCCGCCGGCGCCGCCCCGCTCGGCTTCGCCGACCTCGTCCTCGACCCCGCGACCCGCACCGGCCGCCGGGGCGGCCGCCCGCTGGAGTTCAGCCGCACCGAAGCGGCCCTGCTCGAACTCCTCCTGCGCCACCCCGGCCAGGTACTCCCGCGCGAGCTCATCCTCGAGCTCGTGTGGGGACGCGACTTCGGCCCGGACTCCAACTCCCTCGCCGTCTACGTCGGCTACCTGCGCCGCAAACTGGAGGCCGCGGGCGAACCCCGCCTCGTGCACACCGTCCACGGTGTCGGCTACCGGCTGGACGCGGCGTGAGCGCCGGCCGCCGGCGCCTCGGCCGGGTCTGGCGCCGGCGCGGCCCCCTGCGCACCCGCCTCGCCCTGTCCGTCACCGCCGCCGTCGCCCTCGTCGCGGTCGGGGTGTGCGCGGCGGCGTACCTGGTGGTCCGCTCCGCCCTCTACGAGCAGCTCGACCTCAGCCTCACCCAGTCCGCGCGCCTCGCCGCCCAGCGCAACCCGGGATCCGCACCCGGCGTCCTGGCGGGGGAGTGCCGCTTCCTGGCCGCCCCCGCATGCGCGGAGGTCGTCCCCGCCGACCCCGCCGCCGACCCCCGCCCGCCGGGACAGCTCCCCGTCGCCCCCGCCGCCCGCAAGGTCGCACAAGGCACGAAGTCCCCCTACTACACGAACATCACGGTCGCCGGACACCCCGCCCGGATGCTCACCACCGACTACGCCGAGGGCCGCGCACTCCAGGTCGCCCTGCGCGCCGACACCGCCCTGGACGGCATCGAGGAAGCCGCCCGCTGGCTGGTCCTGACCGCCGCCGCCGGCGTCCTGCTGGCCGCCCTCCTCGGCCACTGGGTCTCACGCACCGGCCTGGCCCCGGTCGCCCGGCTCACCGCGACCGCCGAGCGGATCGCGGCCACCCGCGACGCCCGCCACCGCATCGAACTGCCCCCACCCGGACGCGAGGACGAGATCACCCGCCTGGCCACCAGCTTCAACACCATGCTGGACGAACTCGAACAGTCCATCGCCGCACAGCGCCAACTCGTCGCCGACGCCTCCCACGAACTGCGCACCCCGCTCACGGCACTGCGGACCAACGCCGAACTCCTCGCCCGCGCCGACCGCCTCACCCCCGAACAGCGCGACCGCGCCTCCACCGCGCTGGGCCGGCAACTGCGCGAGGTGACGGGTCTGGTCAATGACCTGATCGAGCTGGCCCGCGACGAAGAACCCCAGCCGCTGGTGGAACAGGTCCGCCTGGGCGCCCTGGTGGAACACTGCGCGCAGGCCGCCCGCACGCACTGGCCGGCGGTGGCCTTCCACGTACGGGTGCCGGCCGAGCCCGTCGTGGTGCCCGGCGTCCCCGCACGGCTCAGCCGCCTGCTGGGCAACCTCCTCGACAACGCCGCCAAGTTCAGCCCCTCCGGCCTGCCCGTCGAGGTCGAGCTGGCGGTGGGCGCCCCGGGCCGGGGCCCGCAGCTGACGGTCCGCGACCACGGCCCCGGCATCTCCCCGCAGGACCTCCCGCACGTCTTCGACCGCTTCTACCGCGCCGGCACGGCCCGCGCCCTGCCGGGCTCGGGCCTGGGCCTGGCCATGGCCCGGCAGATCGCCCGGGCCCACTCCGCCGACCTGACGGCAGAAGCCGCCCCGGGCGGCGGCGCCCTCTTCCGCCTGACGTTCTGAACGCGCCGACCGGGCGGGCCTCAGGGCAGCCCGTCCTGGGTCGCACCGATGTGGGTCCAGTTCCCGAACTGCCCGGCGGGGAAGTCCACCAGGTTGATGAAGTCGCCGCTGTCGTCGAGCTCTCCCGATGCGGCGGCCCGCGTCTGCTGGTCGTAGAAGAACAGCCGGCGGTGGGTGGGCACGATGTGGGTCCAGTCTCCGAACTGCCCGGCGGGGAAGTCCTTCAGATGGACGAAGTCCCCGCCCGCGTCGAGCCTGCCGGTTCCGGCCGCCCGCGTGCCCTTGCTGTAGAAGAAGAGCTTCGAGGCGCCTCCGTCGAAGACGACGTGGGTCCAGTCCCCGAACTGCCCGGCCGGGAAGTCCACCAGGTTGATGAAGTCGCCGTCGTCGTCGAGGTCACCCGACCCGGCCGCCCGTGTGCTCTTGCTGTAGAAGAAGAAGCGGGCCAGAAGATCACCGCCGGCGAAGAGGACGTGGGTCCAGTCCCCGAACTGCCCGGCGGGGAAGTCCACCAGGTTGAAGAATTCACCACTGGCATCGAGCCGACCGGTTCCGGCCGCTCGCGTGCCCTTGCTGTAGAAGAAGAGCAGGACGCCGTCCGGCGATATGTGGGTCCAGTCCCCGAACTGCCCGGCCGGGAAGTCCTTCAGGTTGACGAAGTCACCGCCCGCGTCGAGTTTTCCCGTCGCCGCTGCCCGTGTGTCCTTGCTGTAGAAGAAGAGCTGGCCGCCACCGGGCACGATGTGCGTCCAGTTCCCGAACTGCCCGGCGGGGAAGTCCTTCAGGCTGACGAAATCACCACTGCCGTCGAGTCTGCCCGATCCGGCAGCCCTGGTGTCCTGGCTGTAGAAGAAGAGCATGGCATTTCCTCCTGTTCTCACACTGCCGATTTCCTTCGGAGTTCAAGAATTCAGGGGCCACTCGTTGAGTCGTCAACGGCCACAATCCTTTTCTTTTCTGAGTTTATGTCAGGAAAGATGCCGATGCGACCCAGGTAAATGTTGAACATTGACGGGTCGCGCGGATCTTGACCCTCACGCGACGTCAGGCCGCACAGTCGGTGCGGTGGAGGAACACTGGACCGTGGGACGCGTGGCAGAGCTGGCCGACGTCAGCATCCACACGCTGCACCACTACGACCACATCGGGCTCGTCCGGCCCTCGGCACGCACCCCGGCCGGGTACCGGGCCTGCGACCCGTCCGCCGACGCCGCCGCGCACCTGCGCCGGCTGCGCGGCGTACTGCTGGAGCGGCGTGACCGCGCCGGCGCCACGGTGGCGGCCATCGACAGGGAACTCGAGGCACGGGCGAAGGGGCTGAAGGTGGCAGCGGAGGAGCAACTGGGGATGCTCGGTGCACGGCTGTACGACGCGATCGGCGGCGCCTACACGGTGACACGGTGCACCGATCCGCGGATCTCCGCGCAGATCCGGGATGCGCTCGGGGACGCGCGCACGGTGCTGAACGTGGCCGGCACCGGCTCCTACGAGCCCGCCGACCGCGAGGTGACCGCGGTGGAGCCCTCGGCGGTCATGCGCCGGCCGCGGCGCGCCGGCTCGGCGCCGTGCGTGGCCGCCGCCGCGGAGGACCGGTGCCCGCCCCGTGGGGCTGCGCCGACGGCCTGTTCGAGGCGTACTGGCGCCGGCCGGGGGCGTACCTGGAGGACCGTGTGCGCCGTGCGATGTCGGTGTGGACCAGGGTCGGGCCTCGGGCCGAGCAGCGGGCGGTGCGCAGCCTCGCCGACGACCTCGCCTCCGGGCGGTGGGCCGAGCGCAACGGCCACCTCGCCGACCTCGACGCGGCCGACCTCGGCCTGCGGCTGCTCGTGGCCTGCCCCCCCCGTAGCCCCGCCGCCGGGCCCTATCGGGGCGGCTCGCACCGCGCGGGAAGGGCCACGGTCCCGGGCCGGTGCTCGAAGGTGTCCATGACCAGCCACTCGTCCGGCTCGGGGTCGTAGAGGTTCTGGACACCGAACTGCAGCACCTGCCAGAAGGTGCCCCGGTCGTTCTCGTCGACGTAGATGTCGCCGAGCGCGAGCGGCAGACGCGGGTGGTTCCCGGGAGGCAGCTGCGGGAAGACCACGCCCACCCTCCAGTGGTTCACGTGCCGCTGCGGGGTGCGCCGCAGGGTCTCCCGTCCGACGAACCGGGCGTTCTCGAAGCCCCGGTTAAGGTCCTCCAGGCTGAAGCCCGGGATCGCTGAGCAGGGGTGTTCGTTCAGACCGGGCCACTTGTACGTGAGGGTGCAGAGCGTGCCGTGGTGGATCAGGTTGGTGAACCAGATCGGGTACTGCAGGCCTC includes these proteins:
- a CDS encoding ATP-binding protein → MDLAQRRLHHRRRTQRRPSHPRRLGLHHLGDSTALIASELATNAVRYTSTPFQLRLIRTEYSLTCEVIDDNSTSPQLRHADDTDEGGRGLFITSQLTENWGVRPARRGKAIWAEQAVHPA
- a CDS encoding rhomboid-like protein gives rise to the protein MNSSPLPGPLGRALRAVRWYPRRAPLTLAFVCLLLAGHAWIGRVSADRAAAVLGYLSTNLDNLRDHPLPALVGSALFFDGTLTDVASTDFVGTLITLGLGVCCFLAWAESRWGKRRAVAVFLGGHVAATLLTAAVIGVGLRYGWYPAAVRGSLDYGVSYGAQTVLAVGTLALPRRGRLPWAVFVLAWPLGGLEWNGPLPDFTTVGHLLAAVLGFGLLAVPAFRRRRVRAGGPSSAAAEAGAGAGAGASAGAGAGAGAPPSV
- a CDS encoding C40 family peptidase yields the protein MAMRTTAVAAATALTLLTAWEGAHSATAAATTAAPKTAAVAAAGECRVLAPGASAVAEKAVAAACEQIGVWYTWGGGHGPQPGPTYGQVDPSDPDSAHDPERLGFDCSGLVRYAYHRAAGGDPLTGNAYHQFHSPQVQQRFTAGQGTAPLLPGDLLAWGSGGSVHHIAIYLGAGKMVEARESGTRITVSDVRLGGDYAGAVRIAPPAQAPGTFSTWGTDVWTHKEPSTTSPRVHKFPGPTTVRIDCQKHAEPVTAEGYTNDAWSYLPEYGAWITNIYIKGPAWLDGVRTCP
- a CDS encoding MBL fold metallo-hydrolase; its protein translation is MTLAPARTTPAAHPERLERGHPFRQWKTWRIPGTEFTLTGYSRANDKTFFHIPELRCALDAGLAEGRQPETVFLTHTHHDHSKDLDYLAARADGVDIHLPAAAVPYVESFLRASAELNHGAAYDPALAAGCRLHGVRGGDEFAFGRRGHRVRVVECVHKVPCVGYAFSEPRKALLPEYEELRRGLAEQGRGAEFGRILAERRKEGVEVEREVLRPLFAFLGDTHVSVFEDNPWLLEYPVVITECTFLDDAELARADRVGHTVWSRLKPVVEAHPETLFVLTHFSLRHSDQDVLDFFRDERPANVLLWAHPESRLPEQHQHG
- a CDS encoding SDR family NAD(P)-dependent oxidoreductase — translated: MNSWTGRTVLVTGAEGFIGSTLVDLLVARGARVRAFVHYKPYAEKGHLARYLADPDGAVEMWAGDVRDAGRVSDAVAGCDTVFHLAALIGIPYSYASPGAYVQTNVTGTQNVAEACRRHGVRRLVHTSTSEVYGTALTAPISESHPLQPQSPYSASKIGADMMALSFHHAFELPVAVVRPFNTYGPRQSARAVIPTILAQLHAGSREVRLGSLTPTRDFTYVTDTAEGFLAVAGCERALGEVVNLGTGEEISVGALAQALVKASGRDAEVVVDPARLRPSGSEVQRLLSDNARARDWAGWRPRVGLEEGLRRTSEWIAANPSLFAPDRYAV
- a CDS encoding UDP-N-acetylglucosamine--N-acetylmuramyl-(pentapeptide) pyrophosphoryl-undecaprenol N-acetylglucosamine transferase; its protein translation is MTTTTSHPPAAGALSVVIGAGGTGGHIYPGLALAEALRAAVPGAVVSFIGTERGLEGELIPGAGYRLHTVDMIPFDPALGAKRYLLPAALLRSAHQARSVIRAQGAHVVVGMGGYPSAPAVLGARLAGLPAVIHESNAVPGRANQFAARLTSHVAVAFDRSRAHLAGGERALTTGMPISAALSGLAELPGAQRAALRVEARRALGVAAGRRLVVFNGGSLGAVRLTRAAAALAGLWQGRDDVQLLVKTGPAVLADTVAELAASGGQRIARAVPYLDRMDLVYAAADLVVCRAGSATVAELAATGVPAVLVPYPYAPGDHQTHNARVLSDAGAGLLLPDAETTAERLAGLVGPLLADPARLSAMAGAADSGPHARAAELLAAEVLRVAGLAPTSVVSDLEHA
- a CDS encoding response regulator transcription factor — its product is MSSTNSTDTTGGRRRILVVDDEPEVRAAVEDGLTVEGYEVRGAADGLAALSQVAAWEPDAVVLDVMMPVLDGLGVCRQLRAMGDRTPVLVLTALDSVSERVDGLEAGADDYLVKPFALDELIARVRALLRRAAPAPAGAAPLGFADLVLDPATRTGRRGGRPLEFSRTEAALLELLLRHPGQVLPRELILELVWGRDFGPDSNSLAVYVGYLRRKLEAAGEPRLVHTVHGVGYRLDAA
- a CDS encoding sensor histidine kinase, whose translation is MSAGRRRLGRVWRRRGPLRTRLALSVTAAVALVAVGVCAAAYLVVRSALYEQLDLSLTQSARLAAQRNPGSAPGVLAGECRFLAAPACAEVVPADPAADPRPPGQLPVAPAARKVAQGTKSPYYTNITVAGHPARMLTTDYAEGRALQVALRADTALDGIEEAARWLVLTAAAGVLLAALLGHWVSRTGLAPVARLTATAERIAATRDARHRIELPPPGREDEITRLATSFNTMLDELEQSIAAQRQLVADASHELRTPLTALRTNAELLARADRLTPEQRDRASTALGRQLREVTGLVNDLIELARDEEPQPLVEQVRLGALVEHCAQAARTHWPAVAFHVRVPAEPVVVPGVPARLSRLLGNLLDNAAKFSPSGLPVEVELAVGAPGRGPQLTVRDHGPGISPQDLPHVFDRFYRAGTARALPGSGLGLAMARQIARAHSADLTAEAAPGGGALFRLTF